The following proteins are co-located in the Brevibacillus laterosporus DSM 25 genome:
- a CDS encoding transposase, producing the protein MVDALGNPLKYEVTAGNINDCVTGYEILQTLDVEGKNVIADRGYDTDKIIELLEENQANSVIPSVNIVQFNVRPTWWVFFSTPLDIDFLMLENYFEGYLSQLESGEGPNLKIGKTNKKIHKLDESDRKSDEYKKRLKLDIACTLKNEDKEGQYYSDQQKEMMIWYKYLFLYRGKPSTHMKMLAQIEDKVLQVTLPSVFSRMADVIKTKL; encoded by the coding sequence AACAGCGGGCAACATCAACGATTGTGTGACGGGATACGAGATCCTGCAAACCCTTGATGTCGAGGGCAAGAACGTCATAGCCGATCGTGGATATGACACCGATAAAATCATCGAGCTGTTGGAAGAAAATCAGGCGAACTCCGTCATTCCTAGCGTAAACATCGTACAGTTCAACGTCCGACCGACTTGGTGGGTATTTTTTAGCACACCATTAGATATTGATTTTTTAATGCTAGAAAATTATTTTGAGGGGTATTTATCACAACTAGAGTCTGGAGAAGGTCCTAATCTAAAAATAGGAAAAACAAATAAGAAAATACACAAATTGGACGAATCAGATAGAAAAAGTGATGAATACAAAAAACGTTTAAAACTGGATATTGCTTGCACACTCAAAAATGAAGATAAAGAAGGTCAATACTATTCCGATCAACAAAAAGAAATGATGATTTGGTATAAGTACCTATTTCTTTACCGAGGAAAGCCTTCTACACATATGAAAATGCTCGCACAAATAGAAGACAAGGTTTTACAGGTTACTTTGCCAAGTGTTTTTAGTAGGATGGCAGATGTTATAAAAACAAAACTATAG